The Miscanthus floridulus cultivar M001 chromosome 17, ASM1932011v1, whole genome shotgun sequence genome has a window encoding:
- the LOC136517144 gene encoding AP2-like ethylene-responsive transcription factor SMOS1, with the protein MASPNPEAAAGLQAVAVAGGGEGGSSSSLGAVAGAAAVSSSGELVPRRALAVRKERVCMAKERISRMTPCAAGKRSSIYRGVTRHRWTGRYEAHLWDKSTWNQNQNKKGKQVYLGAYDDEEAAARAYDLAALKYWGAGTQINFPVSDYARDLEEMQMISKEDYLVSLRRKSSAFYRGLPKYRGLLRQLHNSRWDTSLGLGNDYMSLSCGKDIMLDGKFAGSFGLERKIDLTNYIRWWLPKKTRQSDTSKTEEIADEIRAIESSMQQTEPYKLPSLGLGSPSKPSSVGLSACSILSQSDAFKSFLEKSTKLSEECTLSKEIVEGKTVASVPATGYDTGAININMNELLVQRSTYSMAPVMPTPMKTTWSPADPSVDPLFWSNFVLPSSQPVTMATITTTTFAKE; encoded by the exons ATGGCCTCCCCCAACCCCGAGGCGGCCGCGGGGCTGCAGGCCGTGGCTGTGgcggggggaggggagggcggctCGTCCTCGTCGCTCGGCGCCGTTGCGGGGGCGGCGGCTGTGTCGTCGTCCGGGGAGCTGGTGCCCAGGAGGGCGTTGGCGGTGCGGAAGGAGCGCGTGTGCATGGCCAAGGAGCGCATCAGCCGCATGACTCCCTGTGCCGCGGGGAAGCGGAGCTCCATCTACCGCGGGGTCACCCG GCATAGGTGGACAGGTCGATATGAGGCTCACCTTTGGGACAAAAGCACGTGGAATCAGAATCAGAACAAAAAGGGGAAACAAG TATATTTAG GTGCATATGATGACGAAGAGGCTGCAGCAAGGGCCTATGACCTTGCTGCATTAAAATACTGGGGAGCTGGAACACAAATAAATTTTCCA GTCTCTGACTATGCAAGAGACCTTGAAGAGATGCAGATGATCTCCAAGGAGGATTATCTCGTGTCTCTTAGGAG AAAGAGCAGTGCCTTTTACAGGGGGTTACCAAAATATCGTGGGCTTCTTAG GCAACTTCATAATTCCAGATGGGATACCTCTTTGGGACTTGGCAATGACTACATGAGCCTTAGTTGTG GCAAGGATATCATGTTGGATGGGAAATTTGCAGGAAGCTTTGGGTTAGAGAGGAAAATTGATCTTACAAATTACATCAGGTGGTGGCTACCAAAGAAGACAAGGCAGTCAGATACATCTAAAACAGAAGAAATTGCTGATGAAATTCGAGCTATTGAAAGTTCAATGCAACAGACTGAACCCTATAAGTTGCCTTCTCTTGGCCTCGGTTCGCCATCAAAGCCCTCTTCAGTGGGTTTATCAGCATGCAGCATATTATCTCAGTCTGATGCCTTTAAAAGCTTCTTGGAGAAGTCTACAAAATTATCTGAAGAATGTACTCTTAGCAAAGAAATTGTAGAAGGAAAGACTGTTGCCTCAGTACCTGCTACTGGATATGATACAGGGGCAATTAATATTAACATGAATGAGTTGCTAGTGCAAAGATCTACTTACTCAATGGCCCCTGTTATGCCTACACCAATGAAGACTACCTGGAGCCCTGCTGATCCTTCCGTGGATCCACTTTTTTGGAGCAACTTTGTTTTGCCATCAAGTCAACCTGTTACAATGGcgacaataacaacaacaacg TTTGCAAAAGAATGA